Proteins encoded within one genomic window of candidate division WOR-3 bacterium:
- a CDS encoding DUF2723 domain-containing protein, with protein MLKEDKVKWLVFAIVGLFAWFIFFLTTAPTIVFWDVGEFLACSVIFGVPHPPGTPLYVLLGRFMTILPLPLDTLYKLFHPGSYPVNTVLKITLIAMTTGALTASFVYLILYDLVRMLFKETPPIFAHIAGIFAGLMAVLAKVNWENSIEAETYTPANFIIVMLTWLALKWYKEKDDPASTRYLIFSGYLLTLGIGFHLTSFAFFPALLLFTFIAKRELYWDKNTLGLLGITFFLLASLQIAYEPGTLGIAVLILGIILMLYYLTSEVFKKFKGSDIPYEIIWIILALIYLVGLFAKNPYLIIGGALLITALLYYEAKLYQDWKGLAVLFMFLGFLLEITMVLRAIHNPYINEADPSTFKAFMDVLTRKQYGPMNMLPRKIPFFDQIRNYWVYFSWQYLHLLIPITVLGIFGIISHISKDRKTLALVGFTFLILSFGFLWYLNLKDSPSQPVNPLNPTEVRDRDYFYSGAYIFFALYAGFGLFEILRLIYENLKKKVLVPALFGILVTAGAVFGQIYVFYPILDRSGNYLAEDYAYNLLISPGSKEKCVLFTNGDNDTFPLWADQTVLGIGTNVIIANMSLLNTNWHIYQIKHQGAPISFSDDVIKKLPPVFVTLDGKIMYLVDLMIRDIIATSAGYKTTDYVTYNPSKVFQGYDFPNVDFKIPRIYLASAEEFAKEVIEKADTFKMPIFFSMTVSPEHYDGWNQYLRLEGMAMRVMKTKQETPPEIKEGIDIERTIYLLRDGLPYNEYIEKYGEKIPPTETYRYRGVFNPKVYKDDNQERMIRNYASVTFRTALYYEYKGMYKEARDEWDFARAFLKQIKLDEYAITRELPYIYYKIANLSYMIGDYQKAIEAIDEINEKVQYAPFYSLKGKVLKASGNIDEAIQNFEVAVQLNPQDTESYMELVELYLKKGQKDKAQKALDNLLKVDSTNKWALEMKQKIF; from the coding sequence ATGCTAAAAGAAGATAAAGTAAAGTGGCTTGTGTTTGCTATTGTAGGACTGTTTGCCTGGTTCATATTCTTTCTCACCACAGCTCCCACGATAGTATTCTGGGATGTTGGTGAATTCCTTGCTTGTTCGGTAATATTTGGAGTTCCACACCCGCCGGGTACACCACTTTACGTTTTATTAGGAAGGTTTATGACCATCCTTCCACTCCCCCTCGATACACTATACAAGCTCTTTCATCCGGGAAGTTATCCGGTAAACACGGTATTAAAAATAACGCTAATCGCAATGACTACAGGTGCCCTAACAGCCAGCTTCGTTTACCTAATACTGTACGACCTCGTTAGAATGCTATTCAAAGAGACACCTCCTATTTTTGCTCACATTGCAGGAATATTTGCGGGCTTAATGGCTGTATTAGCTAAAGTAAACTGGGAAAACTCAATTGAAGCCGAAACCTATACACCTGCGAATTTTATCATAGTAATGCTGACCTGGCTTGCATTGAAATGGTATAAAGAAAAGGATGACCCTGCATCAACGAGATATCTTATTTTTTCAGGATATCTTTTGACCCTTGGAATTGGATTCCATTTAACCTCTTTTGCCTTTTTCCCGGCATTGCTTCTCTTCACTTTTATCGCAAAAAGGGAACTGTACTGGGATAAAAATACCTTAGGACTTCTTGGGATTACATTCTTTCTACTCGCATCACTTCAAATAGCTTACGAACCTGGAACCCTTGGTATTGCTGTATTAATATTAGGAATTATCTTGATGCTGTATTATCTAACCTCCGAAGTTTTCAAAAAATTTAAAGGATCTGACATCCCTTATGAAATAATATGGATCATTCTTGCTTTGATTTACCTTGTGGGCCTATTTGCCAAAAACCCCTACCTTATAATTGGTGGGGCACTCCTGATAACTGCCTTGTTATACTATGAAGCAAAGCTTTATCAGGACTGGAAAGGCCTTGCCGTTCTCTTTATGTTCCTCGGCTTCCTACTTGAAATAACAATGGTATTACGAGCAATTCACAATCCATATATCAACGAAGCAGACCCATCGACTTTCAAAGCCTTTATGGATGTCCTTACAAGAAAGCAATACGGTCCAATGAACATGTTACCAAGGAAAATCCCGTTCTTTGATCAGATTAGGAACTATTGGGTCTACTTCAGCTGGCAGTATCTACATCTTTTGATTCCCATCACGGTGTTAGGAATCTTTGGAATAATTTCCCACATCTCTAAGGATAGAAAAACCTTGGCACTGGTTGGATTTACCTTCCTCATTTTAAGCTTTGGTTTTCTTTGGTACCTTAATCTGAAGGATTCCCCTTCTCAGCCAGTAAATCCTTTGAATCCTACAGAAGTCCGTGACAGGGACTACTTCTACTCTGGGGCTTACATATTTTTCGCCCTTTACGCAGGTTTCGGATTGTTCGAAATCTTAAGACTTATATACGAGAATCTTAAAAAGAAAGTCCTTGTGCCAGCTTTATTTGGGATCTTAGTAACTGCAGGAGCCGTCTTTGGTCAAATTTACGTTTTCTACCCAATCCTTGATCGTTCTGGGAATTATCTTGCAGAAGATTATGCATACAACTTGCTAATTTCACCAGGCTCTAAGGAAAAATGCGTCCTATTTACTAATGGCGATAACGATACCTTCCCACTTTGGGCAGACCAGACGGTACTGGGAATAGGAACTAATGTTATCATCGCAAACATGAGCCTTTTAAATACCAACTGGCACATATACCAAATAAAGCATCAGGGGGCACCGATAAGCTTTTCTGATGATGTTATTAAAAAGCTGCCTCCCGTTTTCGTTACCTTAGATGGAAAAATAATGTATCTCGTGGACCTTATGATAAGAGATATAATTGCAACATCAGCAGGTTATAAAACAACAGATTATGTGACTTATAACCCCTCAAAGGTGTTCCAGGGATACGACTTTCCCAATGTTGATTTTAAAATCCCGAGAATTTACTTGGCTTCAGCCGAAGAATTTGCAAAAGAAGTAATTGAAAAGGCTGACACCTTCAAAATGCCCATCTTTTTCTCCATGACTGTATCGCCAGAACACTATGATGGTTGGAACCAATACCTAAGGCTCGAAGGTATGGCAATGAGGGTTATGAAAACAAAACAGGAAACTCCGCCTGAAATCAAAGAAGGTATCGATATTGAAAGAACCATTTACCTTCTTAGGGACGGCCTTCCTTATAATGAATACATAGAAAAATACGGTGAGAAGATTCCACCTACGGAGACTTACAGGTACAGGGGCGTCTTCAACCCGAAAGTTTACAAGGACGATAACCAGGAAAGGATGATAAGAAATTATGCCAGTGTTACCTTTAGAACAGCACTCTACTATGAATATAAGGGAATGTATAAAGAGGCAAGGGACGAATGGGATTTTGCAAGGGCCTTCCTCAAGCAGATCAAATTAGACGAATATGCAATAACCAGAGAACTTCCTTACATATACTATAAAATTGCAAACCTCTCGTATATGATTGGTGATTATCAAAAAGCTATCGAGGCGATTGACGAAATCAATGAAAAGGTTCAATACGCACCATTCTACAGTCTGAAAGGCAAGGTTTTGAAAGCATCAGGAAATATCGACGAAGCGATACAAAACTTCGAAGTGGCAGTGCAACTTAACCCACAGGATACAGAGTCTTATATGGAACTGGTGGAACTTTATTTAAAGAAGGGGCAAAAAGACAAGGCCCAGAAAGCATTAGATAATTTGTTAAAGGTAGACTCAACAAATAAATGGGCACTTGAAATGAAACAAAAGATTTTTTAG